A genome region from Heyndrickxia acidicola includes the following:
- a CDS encoding CBS domain-containing protein: MQVRNVMSSEVECCNTQDTLSAVASKMQSLNVGALPVVENENIIGMVTDRDMVVRGLTNGNSGDSVHTVMSSNVVTVSADASLEEAAQLMSQHQVRRLPVVDNGHLVGIVSLGDLAVRNQADHSAGQALSQISQQDLS, encoded by the coding sequence ATGCAAGTTAGAAATGTTATGAGTTCGGAAGTTGAATGCTGCAACACGCAGGACACATTATCAGCCGTTGCTTCTAAGATGCAATCCTTGAATGTAGGGGCACTTCCGGTAGTAGAAAATGAAAACATTATTGGCATGGTGACAGACCGTGATATGGTCGTCCGCGGTTTAACTAATGGAAATTCTGGGGATTCTGTTCACACGGTTATGTCTTCAAATGTAGTAACAGTATCTGCGGATGCTTCTTTAGAAGAAGCTGCTCAGTTAATGTCCCAGCATCAGGTAAGACGCCTTCCTGTGGTAGATAATGGCCATTTGGTTGGGATCGTATCTCTAGGAGATCTTGCTGTACGAAATCAGGCAGACCACAGTGCGGGGCAAGCCCTTTCTCAAATCTCACAACAAGATTTATCTTAA
- a CDS encoding glutaredoxin domain-containing protein — protein MSKVAVYTKNGCPQCDMTKMVLNGEGIEFQVFNVEEDEQAFDYVVNTLNLRQMPVVVVEGREPFSGFQPDKLKALVMKC, from the coding sequence ATGTCGAAAGTAGCAGTGTATACAAAAAACGGGTGTCCCCAATGTGACATGACAAAAATGGTGCTAAATGGCGAAGGGATCGAGTTTCAAGTATTCAATGTAGAAGAAGACGAGCAGGCATTTGATTACGTGGTTAACACTCTTAATTTGCGTCAGATGCCCGTTGTAGTCGTTGAGGGACGAGAACCATTTTCAGGATTCCAGCCAGATAAATTAAAAGCATTGGTAATGAAATGCTAA
- a CDS encoding DinB family protein → MGHEAHHKGQLVLYARMLGVIPPFYIDLRHAALVL, encoded by the coding sequence ATCGGTCATGAGGCTCATCATAAAGGACAACTTGTGCTCTATGCCCGTATGCTGGGAGTCATCCCTCCATTTTATATAGATTTAAGACATGCAGCCTTAGTTCTTTAA
- a CDS encoding DUF1232 domain-containing protein, whose amino-acid sequence MPEVRKKSKVGLLIKERLKERSLSMSKLSELTKIDTATISRIINSKRKASPEHLRKIAECLEIPISELFVATGYLPESEVEKQYTDDLHSSIDTIQTILETSNLLDKKFTIKHVEQKLTTYAKFSKTEEGKEIILTGFEEKLQKVGGIGPIISQLKDMFDRFRLKKGTPSELAIMGGALIYFILPVDLIPDYIFPIGYLDDAIVVQLALSLLQKKEASKL is encoded by the coding sequence ATGCCTGAAGTGAGAAAAAAAAGTAAAGTTGGTTTGCTGATAAAGGAAAGATTGAAGGAACGTTCACTATCCATGAGCAAACTGAGTGAGCTTACTAAAATTGATACAGCGACAATTTCAAGGATCATCAACAGTAAACGAAAAGCAAGTCCTGAGCACTTGAGAAAAATTGCTGAATGCCTTGAAATTCCTATTTCTGAACTATTTGTAGCTACAGGTTACCTTCCAGAATCCGAAGTGGAAAAGCAGTATACCGATGATCTTCATTCTTCGATTGATACCATTCAAACAATTCTTGAAACTTCAAATTTGTTAGATAAAAAGTTTACGATTAAACATGTTGAACAAAAATTAACTACCTATGCAAAATTCTCAAAGACTGAAGAAGGAAAAGAAATTATTTTGACCGGCTTTGAGGAGAAGCTTCAAAAAGTGGGGGGAATTGGGCCCATTATTTCTCAGTTGAAGGATATGTTTGACAGATTCAGATTAAAGAAGGGTACCCCATCCGAACTTGCAATAATGGGAGGAGCACTCATTTATTTCATTTTACCCGTGGATTTAATTCCAGATTATATCTTTCCAATCGGGTATTTAGATGATGCAATCGTTGTACAACTTGCGTTATCTCTACTTCAAAAAAAAGAAGCTTCAAAACTTTAA
- a CDS encoding dUTP diphosphatase has product MKIKIKYFDENLVRINKIVQGDWLDLRAAETISMKKDEFKLIPLGIAMELPEGYEAHVVPRSSTFKNFGIIQTNSMGVIDESYKGDQDQWFFPAYALRDTVIDRNDRICQFRVVKKMPEVELVEVDRLGDQNRGGHGSTGTK; this is encoded by the coding sequence TTGAAAATTAAGATAAAATATTTTGATGAAAACTTAGTAAGAATAAATAAAATTGTGCAAGGGGACTGGTTGGATTTACGTGCAGCTGAGACCATTAGTATGAAGAAAGATGAATTCAAATTAATCCCACTAGGTATCGCAATGGAACTGCCTGAAGGGTATGAAGCACATGTGGTACCCCGTTCAAGCACTTTCAAAAATTTCGGTATCATTCAAACGAATTCGATGGGCGTCATTGACGAGTCTTATAAGGGGGATCAGGATCAATGGTTTTTCCCTGCATATGCATTAAGAGATACGGTAATTGACAGGAACGATCGTATTTGTCAGTTCAGAGTTGTTAAAAAAATGCCTGAAGTTGAACTAGTTGAAGTCGATAGACTAGGGGATCAAAACCGCGGTGGACATGGCTCTACTGGAACAAAGTAA
- a CDS encoding LCP family protein, with protein MTQINTEKDSLRSMRKTKKRRKFLRYSLVIFVLFILGAAGVVASEFHRLNPLNHFNHLKVIGTTSTAISGYKEKSGVFNVLLIGSDARKTDPAGHTDSILLVHADLNNHRYDVMSLPRDSRVYMPGIGYTKLTSVQYISQIQHGSKQGVVDAINSISNLTGVPINYYAETNYWGFQDMVNAIGGIEMDVPFNVTLTHPWYKKNKNKVITAGTQSLDGEMVTEIVHERDSVPGTDFGRQELQERALIGIAKKIMQPANITKLPALSRSASSFLVATNMTTDDFVSIGLGVKSDFHPQQQIKYHQLKGKSMVMYDDVLKRDNDEVVLDPVKLKEVVQKYFTN; from the coding sequence ATGACACAAATAAATACTGAAAAAGATTCTCTTCGTTCAATGAGAAAGACTAAAAAACGCCGTAAATTTTTACGATATTCGTTAGTGATTTTCGTTCTTTTCATACTAGGCGCAGCAGGTGTTGTTGCTAGTGAATTTCATCGCCTGAACCCCCTAAATCATTTTAATCACTTAAAAGTGATTGGAACCACGAGTACTGCAATCAGTGGCTATAAAGAAAAATCAGGGGTCTTCAATGTACTTTTAATCGGATCTGATGCACGAAAAACAGATCCAGCCGGTCATACAGATTCCATACTTTTGGTTCATGCCGACTTGAATAATCATAGATACGACGTCATGAGTCTTCCGCGTGATTCTCGTGTATACATGCCTGGAATTGGCTATACAAAACTGACAAGTGTTCAATATATTTCTCAGATTCAACACGGGTCTAAGCAAGGCGTAGTTGATGCCATCAACTCTATCTCGAATCTCACTGGTGTTCCGATTAACTATTATGCAGAGACAAATTATTGGGGTTTTCAGGATATGGTCAATGCGATTGGCGGAATTGAAATGGATGTTCCCTTTAATGTGACCCTGACACATCCATGGTATAAAAAAAATAAGAACAAGGTCATTACAGCCGGAACACAATCACTAGATGGGGAAATGGTAACCGAAATTGTTCACGAACGTGATTCCGTACCGGGAACGGATTTTGGACGTCAAGAATTACAAGAAAGAGCATTGATTGGGATTGCCAAAAAGATCATGCAGCCGGCAAACATTACCAAACTTCCGGCACTATCCCGTTCTGCATCAAGCTTTCTTGTTGCAACGAATATGACGACCGACGATTTTGTGAGTATAGGTTTGGGTGTGAAGAGTGATTTTCACCCGCAACAACAAATCAAATATCACCAGCTCAAAGGGAAAAGTATGGTCATGTATGATGATGTTTTGAAAAGGGATAACGATGAAGTGGTCCTTGATCCCGTAAAGTTAAAAGAGGTTGTTCAAAAATACTTCACGAATTGA
- the nrdF gene encoding class 1b ribonucleoside-diphosphate reductase subunit beta, giving the protein MTTERNLYEAINWNNIEDMLDKITYEKLTEQFWLSTRMPVSKDKSDWTKLPDNEKRLVEKVFGGLTMLDTLQSENGIEALRKDAKTQHELAVLNNIQFMESEHARSYSSIFSTLNTKREIEDIFRWARENDLLQKKAQIIDEIYKNGNPLEKKVASVFLESFLFYSGFYTPLYYLGRAKLINVAEVIKLIIRDESAHGAYIGYKFKVGFEQLSDSEKEALKSWTYSLLYKLYENEVKYTESLYDEVGWTEDVKVFLRYNANKALMNLGLSPLFPDTADDVNPIVINGLSTGTTNHDFFSTVGNGYLLSVVEDMRESDYNY; this is encoded by the coding sequence ATGACGACAGAACGGAATCTTTATGAGGCTATAAATTGGAACAATATTGAGGACATGTTAGATAAAATAACGTATGAGAAGCTAACGGAACAATTTTGGCTGTCCACACGTATGCCTGTCTCAAAAGATAAATCGGATTGGACAAAACTTCCTGACAATGAGAAGCGTCTAGTGGAAAAAGTATTTGGCGGCCTCACCATGTTGGACACTCTTCAATCAGAAAATGGGATTGAGGCATTGAGAAAGGATGCTAAAACACAGCATGAATTAGCGGTATTAAACAATATCCAATTCATGGAATCCGAGCATGCCAGAAGCTATTCTTCTATTTTTAGTACATTAAATACTAAAAGAGAAATTGAAGATATATTTAGGTGGGCACGGGAAAACGATTTGCTCCAAAAGAAAGCACAGATCATTGATGAAATATATAAGAATGGCAATCCTCTAGAAAAAAAAGTAGCCAGTGTATTCTTAGAATCATTTTTGTTTTATTCTGGTTTTTACACGCCATTATACTACTTAGGAAGAGCCAAATTAATAAACGTGGCAGAAGTCATCAAACTGATTATCAGGGATGAATCCGCCCATGGAGCTTATATTGGCTATAAATTTAAGGTAGGATTTGAACAATTATCTGATTCAGAAAAAGAAGCACTCAAATCATGGACGTATTCATTGCTATATAAGCTGTATGAAAACGAAGTCAAATACACGGAATCATTATATGATGAAGTAGGCTGGACAGAGGATGTAAAAGTTTTCTTACGCTATAACGCGAATAAAGCATTGATGAACCTAGGCTTGTCACCACTATTTCCGGATACAGCAGATGATGTTAATCCGATTGTCATTAATGGTTTATCTACGGGAACAACAAATCATGATTTCTTCTCCACTGTAGGAAATGGTTATTTATTATCGGTTGTTGAGGATATGAGAGAATCAGATTACAACTATTAA
- a CDS encoding S66 family peptidase: MLIKPKTLQPGDLVATVSPSWGGAGEPELRWRYEQGVKRLGEVFGLNVTPMPNSLKGGDYLYKNPQARAEDLMMAFKDESIKGIIANIGGEDSIRLLPYIEFDVIRDNPKIFMGYSDVTVSHLFCHKAGISSFYGPAILTDFAENVEMDPYTIEMVNRTLFSNEVIGKIQPAKKWTSERLDWIESNKNQRRSMQQNTGYELIQGSGIVQGRLIGGCIEVLEFVKGTKLWPDKKYWENSILFFETSEEKPEPNLIKYWLRNYAVQGILQKANGIIFGKPLDEKFYDEYKEEIRKVMKEFDLEDLPILYNLNFGHTEPKFILPYGAKAEINCDKKTFTILESGVE; this comes from the coding sequence GTGTTAATTAAGCCCAAGACATTGCAGCCTGGTGATTTAGTTGCAACAGTAAGTCCTTCTTGGGGAGGGGCTGGTGAACCAGAACTTAGATGGCGATATGAACAAGGTGTAAAGAGACTAGGAGAAGTTTTTGGATTGAACGTTACCCCAATGCCGAATAGTTTGAAAGGGGGAGACTATCTTTATAAAAATCCACAAGCTCGTGCGGAAGATTTGATGATGGCATTTAAAGATGAAAGTATTAAAGGAATCATTGCCAATATAGGTGGAGAAGATAGTATTCGCTTACTTCCTTATATTGAGTTTGATGTAATACGTGACAACCCTAAAATTTTTATGGGGTACTCTGATGTGACTGTTTCACATTTATTTTGTCACAAAGCAGGAATTTCTTCTTTTTATGGTCCAGCCATTTTAACCGATTTTGCTGAAAATGTTGAGATGGATCCATATACGATTGAAATGGTGAATCGAACGCTCTTTTCAAATGAGGTTATTGGTAAAATTCAACCTGCTAAAAAATGGACGAGCGAGCGTTTAGATTGGATAGAATCAAACAAGAATCAACGGCGTTCTATGCAACAGAACACTGGATATGAACTAATTCAAGGATCAGGTATCGTACAAGGACGTTTGATTGGAGGTTGTATTGAAGTTCTAGAGTTCGTAAAAGGAACGAAACTATGGCCTGATAAAAAATATTGGGAGAATAGCATTCTTTTCTTCGAAACCTCTGAAGAAAAGCCAGAACCAAATCTTATTAAATACTGGCTACGAAATTATGCTGTACAAGGCATTCTACAAAAAGCGAATGGAATCATTTTTGGTAAACCACTAGATGAGAAGTTTTACGACGAATATAAAGAAGAAATTCGAAAAGTCATGAAAGAATTTGATTTGGAGGATTTGCCAATTCTTTATAACTTGAATTTTGGTCATACCGAACCGAAATTTATTTTGCCATATGGCGCAAAAGCAGAAATTAATTGTGATAAAAAGACTTTCACGATTCTAGAAAGTGGAGTGGAATAA
- a CDS encoding GerAB/ArcD/ProY family transporter, producing MQPVPENRKISPFLLFFLMGNQVAVGVMGFQRILARTAGYDAWISIIIAGISTNLVMWFMYRLLEQSNGGDLNDSHFILFGKWFGGVLNLIWFVYFLAMTIGVLRSYIEVVQVWMFPDFKIFWFSLAFLSLCIYIIFGGFRTVTGIAFFAYILPFYIVIVLGLSLQFGDFHHLLPIGDHSMKDLFLASQNMAFTNLGFETLLFYYPFIKNPQKSKKWTHLGLITIMLIYVYIAVLSFAFFTPEQLVREIWATLDIFKIIHLPVVERFEYIAIANWCLIIMPIVCNYIWCATRILKRTFHCKQRLGVFLHCGVCLICIPLFTTRLQINSYLTFLGQVGFMLLYIYIPLLCLAIIIKNKFKKGKQSLS from the coding sequence ATGCAGCCCGTACCCGAAAACCGAAAGATTTCACCTTTTCTTCTCTTCTTTTTAATGGGTAACCAAGTTGCTGTTGGGGTAATGGGGTTTCAGCGAATACTCGCTAGAACAGCCGGCTATGACGCATGGATATCCATTATCATTGCCGGAATCAGTACCAATCTTGTGATGTGGTTCATGTACAGACTACTGGAGCAAAGCAACGGCGGCGATCTCAACGATTCACATTTCATTTTATTTGGAAAGTGGTTTGGCGGCGTTTTAAATTTGATTTGGTTTGTCTATTTTTTAGCCATGACGATTGGCGTATTACGCTCTTATATTGAGGTTGTTCAGGTATGGATGTTCCCGGATTTCAAGATTTTTTGGTTTAGTTTAGCCTTTTTATCTTTATGTATATATATCATTTTCGGCGGTTTCCGAACCGTTACCGGCATCGCTTTTTTTGCTTATATTTTGCCTTTTTACATTGTTATTGTATTAGGTCTTTCCTTACAGTTTGGAGATTTTCATCACTTACTGCCCATAGGGGACCATTCGATGAAAGACCTTTTTTTGGCATCTCAAAATATGGCCTTTACCAATTTGGGATTTGAAACCCTTTTATTCTATTATCCCTTTATTAAAAACCCGCAAAAATCGAAGAAATGGACTCATTTAGGATTGATTACCATCATGCTGATTTATGTATATATTGCAGTCCTTTCCTTTGCTTTCTTTACACCTGAACAATTAGTTCGGGAAATTTGGGCAACCTTGGATATTTTTAAAATCATTCATCTCCCTGTAGTGGAAAGGTTTGAATATATTGCTATTGCTAACTGGTGTCTGATTATCATGCCGATTGTCTGTAACTATATCTGGTGTGCTACCCGCATTCTCAAACGAACCTTTCATTGCAAGCAGCGATTAGGTGTTTTCCTACATTGCGGAGTGTGCCTTATATGTATTCCGTTATTCACTACACGGTTGCAGATAAACTCGTATCTAACCTTCCTTGGGCAAGTGGGATTTATGCTCCTTTATATTTATATCCCACTTCTTTGTCTAGCGATTATCATTAAAAATAAATTCAAAAAGGGAAAGCAATCTTTATCTTAA
- the nrdI gene encoding class Ib ribonucleoside-diphosphate reductase assembly flavoprotein NrdI → MLIVFLSLTGNVRSFVKRTEMESLEINYTNPLLEVNESFIVMVPSYDDDISETICSFINYKNNVTYLKGFVGSGNLNFDDKYCFNAKELSKIYNKPLLFTFEFSGTNEDVINFKKEVEQFAIT, encoded by the coding sequence ATGCTAATCGTCTTTCTTTCCTTAACCGGAAATGTAAGGAGCTTTGTTAAAAGAACAGAAATGGAATCACTTGAAATAAATTACACCAATCCTCTATTGGAGGTAAATGAATCCTTTATTGTTATGGTACCATCCTACGATGACGATATATCAGAAACCATTTGTTCATTTATCAATTATAAAAATAACGTAACCTACTTAAAAGGCTTTGTTGGCAGTGGTAATTTGAATTTTGATGATAAGTACTGCTTCAACGCCAAAGAATTATCAAAAATATATAATAAGCCATTATTATTTACATTTGAATTTAGCGGAACAAATGAAGACGTCATTAATTTTAAGAAGGAAGTGGAGCAATTTGCAATCACCTGA
- the nrdE gene encoding class 1b ribonucleoside-diphosphate reductase subunit alpha, whose product MQSPELSKKVKEDTYFTLNNLLNLPKEGKIQLDKDKAAVKAYFLEHVNPNTVFFHSLDEKLDYLIENDYIKESFLNKYDRKFVKKVFKTIYNKKFRFRSFMGAYKFYSQYAMKTDDGKRYLERYEDRLAFNALALADGNQQLALDLADELIHQRYQPATPTFLNVGKKRAGEMVSCFLLTVSDDMNSIGRSINSALQLSKIGGGVGISLSNLRANNDPIRGVDGLADGVVPVMKMFEDAFSYANQGGARDGAGVVYLNIFHPDIVDFLSVRKENADEKLRIKTLSLGLIVPDKFYELIKKNDYMYLFSPHDVERVYGKAFSYVDITKEYDNMVENPSIRKSKIKARDLETEISNLQNESGYPYIINIDTVNRANPIEGTVIMSNLCTEIFQVQKNSAINNDQTYEVLGNDVSCNLGSTNVTNLMSSPDFGKSVRTMLRALTFVTDHSDIDVVPSVKNGNDMYHSVGLGAMNLHGFLAKNKIHYGSPEALEFTDIYFMLLNYWTLVESNQISIETGKTFYNFEHSKYATGEYFNMYLNEADFEFKHEIVKELFKDIFIPRHKDWKQLKESVMKYGIYNAYRLATAPTGSISYVNEATASIHPITQRIEERTEGKRGKVYYPAPYLSSETIPYYESAYDLDQRKIIDTYATAQKHVDQGLSMTLFMRSELPYGMYEWKLDSDHPVKKTTRDLNILRNYAWKQGIKSVYYIRTYTDDENEVGANFCESCSI is encoded by the coding sequence TTGCAATCACCTGAATTGAGTAAAAAAGTAAAAGAGGATACGTATTTTACTCTAAACAATCTATTGAATTTACCCAAGGAAGGAAAAATTCAACTAGACAAAGATAAAGCAGCGGTTAAAGCCTACTTTTTAGAACATGTTAATCCGAATACTGTGTTTTTTCATTCATTAGATGAAAAGTTGGATTATCTAATTGAAAATGACTATATCAAAGAAAGCTTTTTAAATAAATATGACCGGAAATTTGTAAAGAAAGTATTCAAGACGATTTATAATAAAAAATTCCGCTTTCGCTCCTTTATGGGTGCCTATAAATTCTATTCTCAATATGCAATGAAAACAGATGATGGTAAAAGGTACTTAGAAAGATATGAAGACCGCTTAGCTTTTAATGCACTTGCTTTGGCTGATGGCAATCAGCAGCTGGCTTTGGACTTAGCAGATGAATTAATCCATCAGCGTTATCAGCCTGCGACCCCTACTTTTTTAAATGTTGGTAAAAAAAGGGCTGGAGAAATGGTCTCCTGTTTCTTGCTGACAGTTTCAGATGACATGAATTCGATTGGCAGAAGCATCAATTCAGCCTTGCAGCTTTCCAAAATAGGCGGGGGAGTCGGAATTAGCTTATCCAACCTTCGGGCGAATAATGACCCCATTAGAGGGGTTGATGGACTAGCCGATGGTGTAGTACCGGTTATGAAGATGTTTGAGGATGCATTCTCCTATGCCAATCAAGGTGGAGCAAGGGATGGAGCTGGTGTCGTATACCTCAATATATTTCATCCAGACATCGTCGACTTCTTATCCGTCCGTAAAGAAAATGCCGATGAGAAACTGCGAATTAAAACCTTATCGCTTGGCTTGATTGTGCCAGACAAATTTTATGAATTAATCAAGAAAAATGATTATATGTATCTATTTTCTCCTCATGATGTAGAAAGAGTATATGGGAAAGCATTTTCCTATGTGGACATTACAAAAGAATATGACAACATGGTTGAAAACCCCAGCATCCGTAAATCAAAAATAAAAGCAAGAGATTTAGAAACTGAAATTAGTAACCTGCAGAATGAAAGTGGTTATCCATATATCATTAATATTGATACCGTTAATCGAGCGAACCCGATAGAGGGAACAGTGATTATGTCAAATCTTTGTACAGAAATATTTCAAGTGCAAAAAAATTCCGCTATTAACAATGACCAAACCTATGAAGTATTAGGAAACGATGTAAGCTGTAATCTAGGTTCCACCAATGTCACGAATTTAATGTCTTCACCTGACTTTGGAAAATCAGTTAGAACCATGCTCCGTGCTCTAACCTTTGTAACGGATCATTCTGATATTGATGTGGTACCTTCTGTTAAAAATGGTAACGATATGTACCATTCCGTAGGTCTAGGAGCTATGAACTTACATGGATTTTTAGCTAAAAATAAAATTCATTATGGGTCACCGGAAGCTTTGGAATTCACCGATATTTACTTCATGCTATTAAACTACTGGACTTTAGTTGAAAGCAATCAGATTTCAATAGAAACCGGAAAAACCTTTTATAATTTTGAGCATTCAAAATATGCAACGGGTGAATACTTCAATATGTATTTGAATGAAGCGGATTTTGAATTTAAGCATGAAATAGTGAAAGAATTATTTAAAGATATTTTTATTCCGCGTCATAAGGACTGGAAGCAATTAAAAGAGTCGGTCATGAAATATGGAATCTATAATGCATACAGGCTTGCTACTGCACCTACTGGGTCCATTTCATACGTGAATGAAGCAACGGCATCCATTCACCCCATTACGCAGAGAATTGAGGAGCGGACAGAAGGTAAGCGGGGTAAAGTCTATTATCCTGCACCATATTTATCAAGTGAAACCATTCCTTACTATGAATCTGCATATGATCTTGATCAACGAAAAATTATTGACACCTACGCTACCGCACAAAAACACGTAGATCAAGGTTTAAGCATGACTTTGTTCATGAGATCTGAATTACCTTATGGTATGTATGAATGGAAACTGGATAGTGATCATCCAGTGAAGAAAACAACAAGAGATTTAAATATATTGCGAAATTATGCATGGAAACAAGGAATTAAATCTGTTTATTATATTAGGACATATACAGATGATGAGAATGAAGTTGGTGCTAACTTTTGTGAATCGTGCAGTATTTAA